CTCACCCATACCGACTGCTTCACGAATCGCGGTTGGATCCACGCCTGCACGAACACCGAACGCCATTGCCTCCATGAAGGCGGCATCGCCGAGTCCCATCGCCAATTGATTCACACCTTTGACGATCTGTCCGGAACCGCTTGGACCGCAGTATACCACATACCTCGGTTCCCCAAGCAATTCTAAAATCGGGCGGCATTTTTCGACGACCGTTGCATCGCCACCGACAAAGATACGGAGTGTTCCCGTTTCGGATCCATGTGTTCCACCGCTTACCGGTGCGTCTATCAGCGTGGCGCCTTTCTCGGCGAATCTCATCGCTATGTCCCGCGTCTTTTCTACTTCCGTCGTGCCTAAGTCGATAAAGACATGACCGTCGCGAGCATTAGGGATTAGATGTTGCTCCGCGACGCTGCAAAAAATATCGGAGGAACGCAAACTGGTCATGATAACATCGCTGTTTTTAACAACCTCGGTCGTATCGTTTCCTACGGTTGCTCCAGTTTCAGCGAGTGCTTCACATCTTGTGGCATCAATATCATATCCGATGAGCGGATATCCGGCGTTGTGAAGATTCTTCGCCATCCGTCCGCCCATGTTCCCAAGTCCAATAAAACCGATTCCGGGGAGTTGTTGAAGTTTCATAATTTTCCTATAGTTCGGTTCCTGAGAGTCGTTAGCACAATTATGCTACCGTCGGTGTGATCGTCCATGCATCTAAACCGTTTAAAATTGCCTCACCGCCGTGTGCGAAAATTGAGACACCGAGACTGTCCGCTCGCGTCGGATAGATACGCTGGGTTAGGCACAACCGACTGTTCGCGAAAACTTCCAGCACGGATCGGTCTAAAAAGATATGGAGTTTCAGGTGTTCCTCTTCAAGCAGTTTAAAGGGGGCTTCTTGTGAATTTGTCCAACGCTCTCCACCGTCTTCGTCTCGTGGGGTCAGGCGCGGATATTTCACCTCGTCATCTAAGGTTGATTTCGTGAGATCGATTTTAAGGAGTTCGTCGGATGGCGAATAGACAATGGTGGTTTCCTCCTCGCCGCCTGGGGAACAGCGAACCTTCACACCGAATTCCGTAGCACCCTTCGGATCAATTTCGATCTGTATTTCAAGACAATCGCCGTTTACCCCTTCAATCTTGATCTCCGTATCCGCATCGAGTTGGATTGTTTTTTTGTGATGATGCTGAGTGCGGAGTTTTTCGAGTTCCGGAACGGGTTCGATACAGAGACTTCCGTCTTCACGCAACGATAGGATCCGCGGCAGCGTCATTACGGAAGCCCAGCCGTATGTCTCCCACGGACGGGCTTCGCGAATCCAACCGAAAAAGATACGGCGTCCCTTGTCATCAAGGAGAGTCTCGGGTCCAGAGAGTTGTCCGCCTTGCCAGTTCATACGTCCATGTGTTTCAGGATAGAACTGCTCATTCTCGTAACGTCCGAGATAATAGTGTGCCATACCGTAAGGACGGTGTCCGTGCATCAGAAGCATGTATTTATCGCCGAGCGGAAAGAAATCGGGACAGGCGCAATCTTCAACCGCATCCGTCCAACGCCGCGAAGATTTGTAAAACGGACCGAGGTATTCCCACCGAATACAATCATCTGAACGGAAAAGACTGGTCGCGTCGCCTTCGTATCCCGGTCGGCTGTTCTTGTTACCTATGAGCGCATAATAGGTACCATTCTCATACCATGCACACGGATCAAAAACGTGATAT
This genomic window from Candidatus Poribacteria bacterium contains:
- a CDS encoding glycoside hydrolase family 32 protein, which produces MEPAITIKDLHKRVGNARELREYLSADPHRPRYHLLPPDGFFNDANCTIFFNGRYHVFYLGRMSNPNFAHTGKISPGSAFGDEWLPVLDHSSSCDLVHWIHHPPAIKPATDGSMPRGIYSGDAIENAPLPTFIYHVPNQGTCIATSEDNDLIHWTPSPANPVIPIPDEPQEYHVFDPCAWYENGTYYALIGNKNSRPGYEGDATSLFRSDDCIRWEYLGPFYKSSRRWTDAVEDCACPDFFPLGDKYMLLMHGHRPYGMAHYYLGRYENEQFYPETHGRMNWQGGQLSGPETLLDDKGRRIFFGWIREARPWETYGWASVMTLPRILSLREDGSLCIEPVPELEKLRTQHHHKKTIQLDADTEIKIEGVNGDCLEIQIEIDPKGATEFGVKVRCSPGGEEETTIVYSPSDELLKIDLTKSTLDDEVKYPRLTPRDEDGGERWTNSQEAPFKLLEEEHLKLHIFLDRSVLEVFANSRLCLTQRIYPTRADSLGVSIFAHGGEAILNGLDAWTITPTVA
- a CDS encoding NAD(P)-dependent oxidoreductase, coding for MKLQQLPGIGFIGLGNMGGRMAKNLHNAGYPLIGYDIDATRCEALAETGATVGNDTTEVVKNSDVIMTSLRSSDIFCSVAEQHLIPNARDGHVFIDLGTTEVEKTRDIAMRFAEKGATLIDAPVSGGTHGSETGTLRIFVGGDATVVEKCRPILELLGEPRYVVYCGPSGSGQIVKGVNQLAMGLGDAAFMEAMAFGVRAGVDPTAIREAVGMGEGWRGQFDRIAKRIIDGEGGTLVIKYPELPYFLAAAEASGFDIPLTEALYEFCKKGNYEMFDNMNRPSRSFWRTLTKDSDAK